Proteins from a single region of Apium graveolens cultivar Ventura chromosome 7, ASM990537v1, whole genome shotgun sequence:
- the LOC141672961 gene encoding cationic amino acid transporter 1-like: MVTGDGSDQGEVKSRRYGCNKNDFFPEESFKTWGNYGRALLDTKSRLKNRLLTRSSDELELHEMRARSQNEMKKTLNWFDIIWFGVGSVLGAGVFVLTGQAARENSGPAVIISYLISGLSALLSVLCYTEFSVELPVAGGSFAYLRVELGDFIAFVAAGNILFEYIVGGASVARSWTSYFATLCNHKPDDFRIYASFLANGFNQLDPTAVLLSIAICIGASLSIKGSSRFNSLITMVNISVMIFILIAGLTKAETSNFQPFVPFGIDGVLRASAMLFFAYVGFDGVSTLGEEIKNPGVDIPIGLIGSMVIIITIYCLLGATLCLMQPYTQIDVDAPFTIAFKAVGMNWAKYVVAIGALKGMTTVLLSNIIGQARYFTHIARTHMAPPFLAVINEKTKTPVNATVIMTIANCVVALFTSLSILANLLSISTLFIFSLVSFALIVRRYYVSGETTNSDRNKLIGFLTLIVMSSLGLALIWVFSKNIVGYIVFGTLWFIATLGLKLSVKEAKKPKLWGVPFMPWLPSASVAINVFIMGSIDGPSFIRFSIWTVVLLVYYLFVGLHASYDAANGTKEKFDLAQVEAATKYQSKE; this comes from the coding sequence ATGGTGACAGGTGATGGAAGTGACCAAGGCGAGGTCAAATCAAGGCGTTATGGGTGCAACAAGAATGATTTCTTTCCAGAAGAATCATTTAAAACCTGGGGAAATTACGGAAGGGCATTGCTTGACACAAAATCACGGCTTAAAAATCGTCTCTTGACCCGATCTAGTGATGAATTAGAGCTACATGAAATGCGTGCTCGGAGTCAGAATGAGATGAAAAAAACATTGAACTGGTTTGATATCATTTGGTTTGGTGTTGGGTCTGTTCTGGGAGCCGGAGTTTTTGTTCTGACTGGACAAGCTGCAAGGGAGAATTCTGGACCTGCTGTCATAATATCGTACCTCATCTCAGGTTTATCTGCTCTGCTTTCCGTACTCTGTTATACTGAATTTTCTGTGGAACTTCCTGTTGCTGGAGGCTCATTTGCATATTTGAGAGTAGAGCTTGGTGATTTTATTGCTTTTGTGGCTGCTGGAAATATTCTTTTTGAGTATATAGTGGGTGGAGCAAGTGTGGCACGTTCATGGACTTCATATTTTGCAACATTGTGTAACCACAAACCTGATGATTTCCGCATATATGCTTCATTTCTTGCAAATGGATTCAACCAGTTAGATCCAACTGCAGTGCTTCTATCAATTGCCATCTGCATTGGTGCATCGCTGAGCATTAAGGGTTCATCAAGGTTCAACTCGCTTATAACTATGGTCAATATTTCTGTCATGATTTTTATCCTTATAGCTGGCTTAACAAAAGCTGAAACATCTAATTTTCAACCCTTTGTACCGTTTGGCATTGATGGTGTTTTGAGAGCTTCTGCTATGCTATTCTTTGCATATGTGGGGTTTGACGGTGTTTCAACATTGGGTGAGGAGATCAAGAATCCGGGTGTAGACATACCTATTGGCCTCATAGGTTCAATGGTTATTATTATAACAATTTACTGTCTTCTCGGAGCCACATTGTGTCTTATGCAGCCATACACTCAAATTGATGTCGATGCACCATTTACAATTGCATTCAAAGCAGTTGGAATGAACTGGGCAAAATACGTGGTCGCCATTGGTGCGTTAAAAGGAATGACAACGGTGCTGCTTTCTAATATCATTGGTCAAGCCAGATACTTTACTCACATTGCACGAACCCATATGGCTCCCCCATTTCTTGCTGTTATTAATGAAAAAACCAAAACACCAGTAAATGCCACTGTAATAATGACCATCGCAAACTGCGTTGTTGCATTATTTACTAGCCTCAGTATCTTGGCAAATCTTCTCTCAATCTCCACACTTTTTATTTTCTCACTAGTTTCCTTTGCGCTTATTGTAAGAAGATACTATGTTTCTGGAGAGACGACCAATTCAGACAGAAACAAACTTATTGGATTCTTGACTTTGATCGTAATGTCTTCTCTAGGCTTGGCTCTTATCTGGGTATTTAGCAAGAACATAGTGGGATACATAGTGTTTGGAACTCTTTGGTTCATCGCTACCCTTGGACTAAAGTTAAGTGTAAAAGAAGCAAAGAAACCGAAACTGTGGGGTGTTCCATTTATGCCATGGCTGCCATCGGCTAGTGTAGCGATCAACGTATTCATTATGGGTTCAATTGATGGACCATCCTTCATCAGATTTTCAATCTGGACGGTGGTTTTGTTAGTCTACTACTTGTTTGTAGGATTGCATGCTTCATATGATGCAGCAAATGGAACCAAGGAAAAATTTGATCTTGCGCAAGTTGAAGCTGCAACCAAATATCAAAGCAAGGAGTAG